From Geovibrio ferrireducens, one genomic window encodes:
- a CDS encoding ABC transporter ATP-binding protein → MSLLEIIDLNKSFLKGDYRLNVLSGFNMSVGKGEMLAIVGPSGAGKSTLLHIIGGLDKPDSGSIMFQGEDILKLKGKAVDQFRNKDVGFVFQFHYLLEDFTALENVMMPALIGGMNIQDAAKRAKELLTKVGLENRITHFPAELSGGEQQRTAIARAMMNSPKVILADEPTGSLDKKNSDEVLDMIRLMRDEGVTILIVTHEDGIANSCDRIIRIEKS, encoded by the coding sequence ATGAGTCTGCTCGAAATAATAGATCTTAACAAAAGCTTCCTGAAAGGGGACTACAGACTGAATGTTCTCAGCGGTTTCAACATGAGCGTGGGCAAAGGCGAAATGCTCGCCATAGTCGGCCCCTCCGGAGCCGGCAAGTCTACCCTTCTGCACATAATCGGCGGTTTGGATAAGCCTGACTCAGGCTCCATAATGTTTCAGGGCGAGGACATCCTCAAACTTAAAGGAAAGGCGGTTGACCAGTTCAGAAATAAGGATGTTGGCTTTGTGTTCCAGTTTCATTACCTGTTGGAAGATTTTACCGCACTGGAAAACGTAATGATGCCCGCCCTCATAGGCGGAATGAACATTCAGGACGCTGCCAAAAGAGCAAAGGAACTGCTCACCAAGGTCGGGTTGGAAAACAGAATCACGCACTTTCCCGCTGAGCTCTCCGGAGGCGAACAGCAAAGAACGGCAATCGCAAGAGCTATGATGAACAGCCCGAAGGTTATCCTTGCGGATGAACCCACGGGAAGCCTTGATAAAAAGAACAGTGACGAGGTTCTGGACATGATCCGCCTCATGCGCGATGAAGGCGTGACAATCCTCATCGTCACCCACGAAGACGGCATAGCAAACTCCTGCGACAGGATTATCAGAATAGAAAAAAGCTGA
- a CDS encoding lipoprotein-releasing ABC transporter permease subunit has translation MKTENLIATRYLRSRRKNRIFSFISTISVIGIMVGVATLIIVLNVMIGFSDNLQNKILGANAHIIVNRLDAAPISDWQLVDAKIRVTDKVAGVSPFVLSQVLVTSQNNVSGVIIRGVIPEKELGVTSIEKFMKDGEFMDIADKGEKPKIVLGKELAHSLAVSAGDDVVMVSPFGRKGPFGMVPKMKHFEVAGWFDMGMYEYNSSLGYISLEAAQEFFGMTDVVSGFSVKADNFSNAIPLAKKIEEELGFPYWSRDWISMNGSLFSALKLEKIAMFIILTLIIIVASFNVVSMITVSVKDKKRDIAILRAMGAPEKSIYRIFIRQGLVVGFVGTALGNVIGYTICFVLKNYKLISLPEDVYFMDRIPVKIEPSVFIVVTVCALVITYVAGLFPARQSAKLDPIEALRRD, from the coding sequence ATGAAAACGGAGAATCTGATAGCCACGCGCTATCTGCGCTCCCGCAGGAAAAACCGTATATTTTCGTTCATCTCCACCATTTCCGTAATCGGTATAATGGTGGGGGTGGCGACACTTATAATTGTTCTGAACGTGATGATCGGTTTCTCCGACAATTTGCAGAACAAGATCCTCGGCGCAAACGCGCATATAATCGTAAACCGTCTTGACGCTGCCCCCATCAGCGACTGGCAGCTTGTTGATGCAAAAATCCGCGTGACGGACAAGGTGGCGGGTGTTTCCCCGTTTGTCCTCAGTCAGGTTTTAGTCACCAGCCAGAACAATGTCAGCGGCGTTATCATCCGAGGTGTTATCCCTGAAAAAGAACTCGGCGTTACCTCCATAGAGAAATTTATGAAGGACGGCGAATTTATGGACATAGCTGACAAAGGCGAGAAACCGAAGATTGTTCTCGGAAAGGAGCTTGCCCATTCGCTGGCGGTCAGCGCTGGTGATGATGTGGTGATGGTCTCTCCCTTCGGGCGCAAGGGGCCGTTCGGCATGGTTCCGAAGATGAAACACTTTGAGGTCGCCGGATGGTTTGACATGGGGATGTATGAGTACAACTCTTCCCTCGGCTACATATCCCTTGAGGCGGCGCAGGAATTCTTCGGAATGACTGATGTAGTCTCCGGCTTCAGCGTAAAGGCGGATAATTTTTCAAACGCAATCCCCCTCGCAAAAAAGATAGAAGAGGAACTGGGTTTTCCTTACTGGTCAAGGGACTGGATAAGCATGAACGGCAGCCTTTTTTCCGCCCTCAAGCTGGAAAAAATAGCCATGTTCATCATACTCACACTGATAATCATAGTCGCCTCATTCAATGTGGTGAGCATGATCACAGTATCTGTCAAGGATAAAAAACGCGACATAGCCATACTCAGAGCCATGGGCGCACCCGAAAAAAGCATATACCGCATCTTCATCCGTCAGGGTCTCGTGGTTGGTTTTGTGGGAACAGCGCTCGGCAACGTTATCGGCTACACTATCTGCTTCGTGCTGAAAAACTACAAACTCATAAGCCTGCCGGAGGATGTTTACTTCATGGACAGAATCCCCGTGAAGATAGAGCCCTCGGTGTTCATAGTGGTTACGGTCTGCGCACTGGTTATCACATATGTTGCGGGTCTGTTTCCCGCCAGACAGTCGGCCAAGCTCGACCCCATAGAAGCATTGAGGCGTGATTAG